A DNA window from Candidatus Poribacteria bacterium contains the following coding sequences:
- a CDS encoding xanthine dehydrogenase family protein subunit M yields MKSFEYVTPSTVEQAVRALGAEGGLALAGGMDLVPTLQEHLIAPDRLVNLKAVDGLRYIRAEADGLRIGALTTLADIAGHPAVRDRYTALAQAAETVGSPQIRNVGTLGGNLCQRPRCWYFRNEDYHCLKKGGDRCFAADTSADNQYHAILGGMPCHIVHPSNTATALVALSASVSVTGPNGSRVISLDDFFVLPRTRLYAENVLESNEIITEVHVPTPAAGSRSLFLEAADKSAFDWAVSGVAVAVTLTSGRVRSARIVLHAVAPIPWRARKAEDSLTGAVLSEAVVKSAADAALAGAKALSNNAYKIPLTTSLVRRALAEIA; encoded by the coding sequence ATGAAGTCCTTCGAGTACGTCACTCCCAGCACGGTGGAGCAGGCGGTCCGGGCGCTCGGCGCTGAGGGTGGACTCGCCCTTGCCGGCGGCATGGACCTGGTTCCGACGCTCCAGGAGCACCTCATCGCGCCTGACCGTTTGGTGAACCTCAAGGCGGTCGACGGACTGCGCTACATCCGGGCGGAGGCGGACGGGCTGCGCATCGGCGCGCTGACCACGCTGGCGGACATCGCCGGGCACCCGGCGGTTAGAGACCGCTACACGGCTCTCGCGCAGGCGGCGGAGACGGTCGGCTCGCCCCAGATCCGGAACGTCGGCACGCTGGGCGGGAACTTGTGCCAGCGACCGCGCTGCTGGTACTTCCGCAACGAGGACTACCATTGCCTCAAGAAGGGCGGCGACCGCTGCTTCGCCGCCGACACGTCGGCGGACAACCAGTACCACGCGATACTGGGCGGCATGCCGTGCCACATCGTGCATCCGTCGAACACGGCGACCGCCCTCGTCGCGTTGAGCGCCTCCGTCAGCGTGACGGGCCCCAATGGTTCCCGCGTGATCTCGCTCGACGACTTCTTCGTACTGCCGCGCACGCGGCTCTACGCCGAGAACGTGCTCGAGAGCAACGAGATCATCACCGAAGTGCATGTGCCGACGCCTGCGGCGGGCTCGCGAAGCCTGTTCCTCGAGGCCGCGGACAAGAGCGCGTTCGACTGGGCGGTATCCGGCGTTGCCGTCGCCGTGACCCTCACCAGCGGACGTGTCCGCTCCGCGCGCATCGTGCTCCACGCGGTAGCCCCTATCCCGTGGCGAGCTCGCAAGGCAGAGGATTCCCTGACAGGAGCCGTTCTCAGCGAAGCAGTCGTCAAGTCGGCTGCGGACGCTGCCCTCGCCGGAGCCAAAGCGCTGTCGAACAACGCCTACAAGATCCCGCTGACGACCTCGCTCGTTCGGCGCGCGCTCGCGGAGATCGCGTAG
- a CDS encoding adenylosuccinate lyase gives MTDRSRYESPLTDRYASAEMSELFSAHFRAVTYRKLWVALAEAERELGLPITEAQVAELRANVEPIDFDFIARKEREIRHDVMAHIHAYGELCPQAKGIIHLGATSAYVGDNTDLIQMRDGLRLTRRSLLNVIAALAEFARRYRDLPTLGYTHYQPAQPTTVGKRATLWIQDFLLDWQDLEHRLAHLPFRGVKGTTGTQASFVELFEGDHDRIRRLDRLVAEKMGFDAVFAVTGQT, from the coding sequence ATGACCGACAGGAGTCGCTACGAATCGCCGCTGACGGATCGGTACGCGAGTGCGGAGATGTCCGAGCTCTTCTCGGCGCATTTCCGTGCCGTCACGTACCGCAAGCTCTGGGTGGCTCTTGCAGAGGCGGAACGCGAGCTCGGGCTCCCAATCACTGAAGCGCAGGTAGCGGAGCTGAGAGCCAACGTCGAGCCCATCGATTTCGACTTCATCGCCCGCAAAGAGCGCGAGATACGGCACGACGTGATGGCGCACATCCACGCCTACGGCGAGCTCTGTCCGCAGGCGAAAGGTATCATCCATCTCGGAGCCACCAGCGCCTACGTCGGAGACAACACGGACCTGATCCAGATGCGCGACGGGCTCCGCCTGACTCGTCGCTCGCTGCTGAACGTCATCGCGGCGCTGGCGGAGTTCGCGCGGCGCTACCGCGATCTGCCGACGCTCGGATACACGCACTACCAGCCCGCCCAGCCGACGACGGTCGGCAAGCGCGCGACGCTGTGGATCCAAGACTTCCTGCTCGACTGGCAGGACCTGGAACACCGGCTGGCGCACCTGCCGTTCCGAGGCGTCAAGGGAACGACGGGAACCCAAGCCAGCTTCGTCGAGCTGTTCGAAGGCGATCACGACCGCATCCGTCGGCTCGACCGTCTCGTGGCAGAGAAGATGGGCTTCGACGCGGTCTTTGCCGTTACGGGTCAGAC
- a CDS encoding NADH-quinone oxidoreductase subunit B encodes MRILQDQFDKNVLVTTVDAVVNWARLSSLWPMTFGLACCAIEFMATAASHNDLDRFGAGVPRATPRQSDLIIVSGTVTLKMATRVKRLYEQMAEPKYVISMGSCATSGGPYWQHGYSVLKGVDRVIPVDVYVPGCPPRPEAVIEGLLKLQDKIRATTLAKKS; translated from the coding sequence ATGCGCATCCTCCAAGACCAGTTCGACAAGAACGTGCTCGTCACGACCGTTGACGCCGTGGTCAACTGGGCGCGCCTCTCCTCGCTATGGCCCATGACGTTCGGCCTCGCGTGCTGCGCCATCGAGTTCATGGCGACGGCGGCTTCGCACAACGATTTGGACCGGTTCGGCGCGGGAGTTCCCCGAGCGACGCCCAGGCAATCCGACCTGATCATCGTGTCGGGAACCGTGACGCTGAAGATGGCGACGCGCGTGAAGCGCCTCTATGAGCAGATGGCAGAGCCGAAATACGTGATCTCGATGGGAAGCTGCGCGACGAGCGGCGGACCCTACTGGCAGCACGGATACTCCGTGCTGAAGGGAGTCGATCGTGTAATCCCCGTCGACGTATATGTGCCGGGCTGTCCTCCGCGACCGGAGGCGGTCATCGAAGGACTGCTCAAGCTCCAGGACAAGATCCGCGCGACAACGCTCGCGAAGAAGTCTTAG
- a CDS encoding (2Fe-2S)-binding protein, which produces MPEHTKRPDAPSHSEEPTSSQQGGVSRRTFLKGVGGATVAASILPVVRPNAGNAQEAIKGVSMGPVTLKVNGKTHTISRVESRTTLLDALRNHLELTGAKPICLRASCGGCTVLKDGAPVYSCSILAMDAQGSEITTVEGLADGDDLHPVQQAFVEHDALMCGFCTPGFIMSVTALLNENKNPTLDDVKRSLAGNICRCGTYTRIFEATMTAAERMREGA; this is translated from the coding sequence ATGCCAGAGCACACGAAGCGTCCTGACGCCCCGTCCCATTCTGAGGAGCCGACGAGCTCCCAGCAGGGCGGCGTCTCGCGCCGGACCTTCCTCAAGGGGGTCGGCGGCGCGACGGTCGCCGCTTCCATACTGCCCGTCGTTCGACCCAACGCGGGGAACGCCCAGGAAGCCATCAAGGGCGTCTCGATGGGTCCGGTGACGCTCAAGGTCAACGGCAAGACCCACACGATCAGCCGCGTCGAATCGAGAACGACGCTCCTCGACGCGCTCAGGAATCATCTGGAACTCACCGGCGCAAAGCCCATATGCCTGCGAGCCTCGTGCGGTGGCTGCACGGTTCTCAAGGACGGAGCGCCCGTGTACTCCTGTTCTATCCTGGCGATGGACGCGCAGGGATCCGAAATCACAACGGTCGAGGGTCTGGCAGACGGAGACGATCTCCATCCCGTCCAACAGGCGTTCGTGGAACACGACGCCCTGATGTGCGGCTTCTGCACACCGGGCTTCATCATGTCCGTGACCGCCCTCCTGAACGAGAACAAGAACCCGACCCTGGATGACGTGAAGCGCTCTCTCGCCGGCAACATTTGCCGATGCGGCACGTACACGCGCATATTCGAGGCGACGATGACCGCCGCGGAGCGGATGCGAGAAGGAGCCTAA
- the nuoH gene encoding NADH-quinone oxidoreductase subunit NuoH, with translation MRDMELIAEGVRTGLAKATQTLGLGGEWPLALPLNAVVAAMYIALAAVSVGIVAAVPIILVLAERKVSAYFQDRLGPMRVGPWGLLVTLADGVKLLFKEDIIPPQGDRTLFRLAPYVVFASSFAAVVALPVFPSAILGNVSIGIFYIMAISSLGALGIMMAGWASNSKWSLFGAMRAAAQIVSYEIPLGLSILMIVMTTGTLNMQEIVQGQSDGIGDWLVFRHPFLFGAGLIYFISSIAEVNRTPFDLPEAESELVAGFHTEYSGIRFAYFFLAEYANMFIVTAILTTLFFGGWSSPLGGEALLPGAVWFIAKAAVIIFVMMWIRWTLPRVRVDQLMNLCWKYFLPISFVNILGTGVLLLLEGEGIGLKLGEAFIGVGAVSWVVVPVALVVTGLAAFSGGDAKPRAVRPLTPSSS, from the coding sequence ATGCGGGACATGGAACTGATCGCGGAAGGCGTGCGGACGGGGCTCGCCAAGGCGACCCAGACGCTGGGCTTGGGCGGCGAGTGGCCTCTCGCTCTGCCTCTGAACGCGGTCGTTGCAGCAATGTACATCGCGCTGGCTGCGGTGTCCGTTGGGATCGTCGCAGCCGTCCCGATCATCCTCGTCCTCGCCGAGAGGAAGGTGTCCGCGTACTTCCAAGACCGTCTGGGCCCCATGCGCGTTGGTCCGTGGGGACTGCTCGTCACCTTGGCGGACGGCGTCAAGCTGCTGTTCAAGGAGGACATCATCCCTCCTCAGGGAGATCGGACGCTCTTCCGCCTCGCCCCGTACGTCGTGTTCGCCTCGTCGTTCGCGGCTGTGGTGGCGCTGCCTGTGTTCCCGTCAGCGATCCTCGGCAACGTGAGCATCGGCATCTTCTACATCATGGCGATCTCCTCGCTCGGGGCGTTGGGGATCATGATGGCGGGCTGGGCGTCGAACAGCAAATGGTCGCTCTTCGGCGCGATGCGTGCCGCTGCGCAGATCGTCAGCTACGAGATTCCGCTCGGGCTCTCGATCCTCATGATCGTGATGACGACCGGCACGCTGAACATGCAGGAGATCGTCCAAGGGCAGTCGGATGGGATCGGCGACTGGCTCGTGTTCCGCCATCCGTTCCTGTTCGGCGCCGGGCTCATCTACTTCATCAGTTCCATCGCCGAGGTGAACCGTACCCCCTTCGATCTGCCGGAGGCGGAGTCGGAGTTGGTCGCCGGCTTCCACACCGAGTACAGCGGGATCCGGTTCGCGTATTTCTTCCTCGCGGAGTACGCGAACATGTTCATCGTCACCGCGATCCTGACGACGCTGTTCTTCGGCGGCTGGTCGAGCCCGCTGGGCGGCGAGGCGCTTCTGCCCGGCGCGGTGTGGTTCATCGCAAAGGCGGCGGTCATCATCTTCGTCATGATGTGGATCCGGTGGACGCTGCCGCGCGTGCGCGTCGATCAGCTCATGAACCTGTGCTGGAAGTACTTCCTCCCGATTTCGTTCGTGAACATCCTCGGCACCGGAGTACTGCTGCTGCTGGAGGGAGAGGGCATCGGGCTCAAACTCGGAGAAGCCTTCATCGGCGTCGGCGCGGTATCGTGGGTAGTGGTCCCGGTCGCTTTGGTCGTGACCGGATTGGCGGCATTCTCGGGCGGCGATGCGAAGCCGCGTGCTGTCCGACCGCTGACTCCGTCGAGTAGCTAG
- the nuoK gene encoding NADH-quinone oxidoreductase subunit NuoK, translating into MIPLSHFVILSAILFVLGMYAVLTRRNAIAILMGTELILNAANLNFVAFTRYIVGGVAGQMIAVFVIVLAAAEAAVALAIILTLYQEMNTISPDETQELKG; encoded by the coding sequence CTGATTCCGCTGTCGCACTTCGTCATTCTGAGCGCAATCCTGTTCGTGCTGGGGATGTATGCCGTCCTGACGCGCAGGAACGCGATTGCGATCCTGATGGGAACGGAGTTGATCCTCAACGCCGCCAACCTGAACTTCGTGGCGTTCACGCGCTACATCGTAGGCGGGGTCGCGGGTCAGATGATCGCGGTGTTCGTCATCGTTCTGGCAGCCGCCGAGGCTGCGGTGGCGCTGGCGATCATCCTGACGCTCTATCAGGAGATGAATACGATCAGTCCCGACGAAACCCAGGAACTGAAGGGCTAG
- a CDS encoding NADH-quinone oxidoreductase subunit C — protein MCRAVLRDRRRSSKDCSSSRTRSARQRSRRSLSGSREPVLGARVTEPEIRDRLVAQCSQGAILPEGDDALSATPVEIRVHASYLAEVARVCRGDSELHFDSLMCLSALDRGDALSVVYHLHSMSLRHRAALRVDLPRANPVVETVCGVWRTAEWHEREAYDMLGVRFEGHPDLRRILLPNDWVGYPLRKDYETPTFYRGMKVPY, from the coding sequence ATGTGCCGGGCTGTCCTCCGCGACCGGAGGCGGTCATCGAAGGACTGCTCAAGCTCCAGGACAAGATCCGCGCGACAACGCTCGCGAAGAAGTCTTAGCGGAAGTCGAGAACCAGTTCTGGGGGCCCGTGTGACCGAGCCAGAGATCCGCGACCGGTTGGTCGCCCAATGCAGCCAGGGCGCGATTCTCCCTGAAGGCGACGACGCGCTCTCGGCAACGCCGGTCGAGATACGTGTCCACGCATCGTACCTTGCCGAAGTCGCCAGGGTCTGCCGGGGCGACAGCGAGCTCCATTTCGACTCGCTCATGTGCCTCTCGGCTCTGGATCGCGGCGACGCGCTCTCCGTCGTCTACCATCTGCACTCGATGTCGTTGCGCCACAGAGCCGCGCTACGCGTGGACCTGCCTCGGGCGAACCCGGTCGTCGAGACGGTCTGTGGCGTGTGGCGGACGGCGGAATGGCACGAGCGCGAGGCGTACGACATGCTGGGCGTGCGATTCGAGGGACACCCCGATCTGCGCCGAATCCTGCTGCCGAACGACTGGGTGGGCTACCCACTGCGCAAGGACTACGAGACGCCCACGTTCTATCGCGGCATGAAGGTTCCGTACTGA
- a CDS encoding NADH-quinone oxidoreductase subunit A: MRYEFANVFVFLVVACAFVFVNNVLSKLFHTKLFSAEKSLPYECGEDPVDDARLKFNIRFYIIALIFLVFDVEIAFLFPWAVVFRQIGMVAFVEMLVFMLMLFVGLAYVWAKGDLEWVRAHHGRRTTSPE, encoded by the coding sequence ATGCGCTATGAGTTCGCGAATGTGTTCGTCTTCCTCGTCGTGGCGTGCGCATTCGTCTTTGTGAACAACGTCCTCTCCAAGCTGTTCCACACGAAGCTATTCAGCGCCGAGAAGTCTCTCCCGTATGAGTGCGGGGAAGACCCGGTCGACGATGCCCGCCTCAAGTTCAATATCCGGTTCTACATCATCGCGCTGATCTTCCTCGTGTTCGACGTCGAGATCGCGTTCCTGTTCCCCTGGGCGGTGGTGTTCCGCCAGATCGGGATGGTCGCGTTCGTCGAGATGCTCGTGTTCATGCTGATGCTCTTCGTCGGGCTCGCCTATGTCTGGGCGAAGGGCGATCTCGAGTGGGTGCGGGCGCATCACGGTCGCCGCACGACGTCTCCGGAGTAG
- a CDS encoding NADH-quinone oxidoreductase subunit D, whose protein sequence is MRQAVARELRSDEMIINMGPQHPSTHGVLRLELKADGEIVEEAIPHIGYLHRDFEKHAEKLPYPQIIPYTDRMDYIAAMNNELGFCLAVEALFERGGKPIEIPEKGQYIRVIVAELNRIASHLLAFGTYGMDIGAFTPFLYAFRDREQVLGLFEEVSGARLLYNYIRIGGVARDLTPDFHHKTRRFLDYFEPQIDTYNDLLSKNKVFLERTRGVAVMSAEQAISYGWTGPNLRGSGVKWDLRKDEPYGIYDRFEFDVPVGETGDCWDRYFVRMEEFRQSVRIVRQALHQMESSGLLQSDEIMGKVRGTIRPPAGVVYSRTEAPRGDLGFYIVCDGTEYPQRLKVRSPCFTALSAMQELSRGLMVADMIAIIGSIDIVMGEVDR, encoded by the coding sequence ATGCGCCAGGCGGTTGCCCGGGAGCTTCGCTCCGACGAGATGATCATCAACATGGGCCCGCAGCACCCGAGCACTCACGGCGTGCTGCGTCTGGAGCTCAAGGCGGATGGCGAGATCGTCGAGGAAGCGATCCCACACATCGGGTACCTGCATCGCGACTTTGAGAAGCACGCCGAGAAGCTGCCCTATCCGCAGATCATCCCGTACACCGACCGCATGGACTACATCGCGGCGATGAACAACGAACTGGGCTTCTGCCTCGCCGTGGAAGCCCTCTTCGAGAGGGGCGGCAAGCCCATCGAAATCCCGGAGAAGGGGCAGTACATCCGCGTCATCGTCGCGGAGCTGAACCGGATAGCGAGCCATCTGCTCGCGTTCGGCACGTACGGCATGGACATCGGCGCGTTCACTCCCTTCCTCTATGCGTTCCGTGATCGCGAGCAGGTCCTCGGTCTGTTCGAGGAGGTTTCCGGGGCGCGGCTGCTATACAACTACATCAGGATCGGCGGCGTGGCGCGCGACCTCACGCCGGACTTCCATCACAAGACCAGACGGTTCCTCGACTACTTCGAGCCGCAGATCGACACCTACAACGACCTCTTGTCCAAGAACAAGGTATTCCTTGAGAGGACACGCGGCGTCGCGGTGATGAGCGCGGAGCAGGCGATCTCCTACGGCTGGACGGGCCCCAACCTGCGGGGTTCCGGCGTCAAGTGGGACTTGAGGAAAGACGAACCCTACGGCATCTACGACCGGTTCGAGTTCGACGTGCCGGTGGGCGAGACGGGCGACTGCTGGGATCGGTACTTCGTCCGCATGGAGGAGTTCCGACAGAGCGTGCGAATCGTTCGCCAAGCGCTGCATCAGATGGAGTCCTCCGGGCTCCTGCAGTCTGATGAAATCATGGGCAAGGTTCGCGGGACGATCCGTCCGCCGGCTGGAGTCGTCTACTCCCGAACGGAGGCGCCACGTGGCGATCTGGGGTTCTACATCGTGTGCGACGGAACCGAGTACCCCCAGCGCCTAAAGGTGCGTTCCCCCTGCTTCACGGCGCTGAGCGCCATGCAGGAATTGAGCCGGGGACTGATGGTCGCCGACATGATCGCGATCATCGGCAGCATCGACATCGTCATGGGCGAAGTGGACCGCTAG
- a CDS encoding nucleotidyltransferase family protein has product MPTADTKHVAGIILAAGASTRMGSLKQLLPFGDVTVLEACIGNFRDAGTAPIVVVLGFAAERIRSELADALSHPDVIVAVNDRHETGMLSSVQCAVLALQGAAVDGIVVGLVDQPFVQAATIRSVRHELASGTATVVVPVYEGRRGHPIGLSMALRDEILRLDSARASLRDVVAAHEGNTAVVAISDDSIRRDMDTPEDYRRELERLQHPSGRSPA; this is encoded by the coding sequence ATGCCAACGGCTGACACCAAGCACGTCGCGGGAATCATCCTTGCCGCCGGCGCATCGACGCGCATGGGCTCCCTCAAGCAGTTGCTTCCCTTCGGCGACGTCACCGTGCTCGAGGCGTGCATCGGCAACTTCCGCGATGCCGGGACAGCGCCTATCGTCGTCGTGTTGGGCTTCGCGGCAGAGCGCATCCGCTCGGAGCTCGCGGACGCACTGTCGCACCCGGACGTCATCGTGGCAGTCAATGATCGGCACGAGACCGGCATGCTCTCGTCGGTTCAGTGCGCAGTGCTCGCGCTGCAGGGCGCGGCTGTCGACGGCATCGTCGTCGGATTGGTGGACCAGCCGTTCGTCCAAGCCGCTACCATACGGAGTGTCCGGCACGAGCTCGCATCTGGGACGGCAACAGTCGTCGTGCCGGTCTACGAGGGGCGTCGCGGACATCCCATCGGGCTGTCGATGGCGCTGCGGGACGAAATCCTCCGCCTCGATAGCGCGCGCGCGAGCTTACGGGATGTCGTCGCCGCACACGAAGGGAACACGGCGGTCGTGGCGATATCAGACGACAGCATCCGTCGTGACATGGACACGCCCGAGGACTATCGACGCGAACTGGAGAGGCTTCAGCACCCGTCAGGACGGAGCCCAGCATGA
- a CDS encoding xanthine dehydrogenase family protein molybdopterin-binding subunit, which translates to MAVTPWKPTDQMTVVTKSTPRVDAVAKVTGRAKYTYDIKPKQCLAGRLVTCPHPNAKITSLDLSAAEALPGVKAVLALRNARDMCRFAGEFVAAVAAVSEDIATDAARLVKVEFETYPFVVREEDALKPNAPMARGEGRANANDGNVRTDGDVDAAFAGADATIDGTYSTQVQGHVCLETHGVVCEWNDAQDQLTVWASTQGVFSVRDGLTGALGLDASNVRVVTDYMGGGFGSKFGPGEEGIACARLAKMAKAPVRLMLTREQESTNSGNRPSSIQQVKLGAKKDGTVVGYQVRSYGTGGIGSGAGFPTPYIYRTGTVRAQHSDVYINAGNARAMRAPGHPQASFGMESAMDDLADALGMDPIELRKKNDGSDRRHRQYAVAAEMIGWSNRRPSGSLPGVIKRGYGIGSATWGGGGGGTQAQVDIHADGSVIVKCGTQDLGTGARTVVAVVAAEELGLPVSAITPLIGDTSFPPSGGSGGSTTTPSVAPAIKVTADMARDALFAKVAQALHTTPDLLEARDGMIRDSGDASKSISWKDACALLGTESMSVHGAHDRSLSSSGVAGCCAAEVDVDTETGKIMVRRLVSVQDCGLVIDKLTTESQIIGGAIQGMSWALYEDRIMDRIQGQQINPNLETYKILTTPDMPEIIPVVWMEEESLSRGVIGIGEPPVIPVAGAIGNAVKNAIGVRVPSLPITRAKVLAALARKGNGTT; encoded by the coding sequence ATGGCTGTCACGCCGTGGAAGCCGACCGACCAGATGACGGTGGTGACGAAGAGCACGCCTCGCGTCGACGCCGTCGCGAAGGTCACCGGTCGAGCGAAGTACACCTACGACATCAAGCCGAAGCAGTGCCTCGCCGGGCGCCTCGTCACCTGCCCGCATCCGAATGCCAAGATCACGTCGCTGGACTTGAGCGCCGCCGAAGCGCTGCCCGGCGTCAAAGCGGTGCTGGCGCTGCGCAACGCCCGCGATATGTGCCGGTTCGCCGGTGAGTTCGTCGCCGCCGTCGCCGCCGTCAGCGAGGACATCGCAACCGACGCAGCGCGCCTCGTGAAGGTCGAGTTCGAAACCTATCCGTTCGTCGTGCGCGAGGAAGATGCCCTCAAGCCCAACGCCCCCATGGCACGCGGCGAAGGTCGGGCGAATGCCAACGACGGCAACGTGCGCACGGATGGTGACGTCGATGCGGCGTTCGCCGGAGCCGACGCCACCATCGATGGAACCTACTCGACGCAGGTTCAGGGGCACGTCTGCCTGGAGACGCACGGCGTCGTCTGCGAGTGGAACGACGCCCAAGACCAGTTGACCGTCTGGGCATCGACGCAAGGCGTCTTCAGCGTCCGCGACGGTCTGACGGGCGCACTCGGACTGGATGCCAGCAACGTCCGCGTCGTCACCGACTACATGGGCGGCGGGTTCGGCAGCAAGTTCGGGCCCGGCGAAGAGGGTATCGCTTGCGCCCGGCTCGCGAAGATGGCGAAGGCTCCCGTGCGGCTCATGCTGACGCGCGAGCAGGAGTCGACCAACTCCGGGAACCGACCTTCGAGCATCCAGCAGGTGAAGTTGGGGGCGAAGAAGGACGGCACGGTCGTCGGCTACCAAGTGCGGTCGTACGGAACCGGCGGGATCGGGTCCGGAGCGGGGTTCCCCACTCCGTACATCTACCGGACCGGGACCGTGCGCGCCCAGCACTCCGACGTCTACATCAACGCGGGCAACGCCCGCGCGATGCGGGCTCCGGGTCATCCGCAGGCTTCGTTCGGCATGGAATCCGCGATGGATGACCTCGCCGACGCGCTGGGAATGGACCCGATTGAACTCCGCAAGAAGAACGACGGGAGCGACCGCCGGCATCGCCAGTACGCCGTCGCGGCGGAGATGATCGGCTGGAGCAACCGCCGCCCGAGCGGGAGCCTACCCGGTGTCATCAAGCGTGGCTACGGCATTGGTTCCGCCACCTGGGGCGGAGGCGGAGGCGGCACGCAGGCACAGGTCGATATCCATGCCGACGGCAGCGTCATCGTTAAGTGCGGCACGCAGGACCTGGGAACCGGCGCCCGAACGGTCGTCGCCGTCGTGGCAGCGGAGGAGCTCGGTCTGCCGGTGTCGGCGATCACGCCGCTCATCGGCGACACGTCCTTCCCGCCTTCCGGCGGCAGCGGCGGCTCGACGACGACCCCGTCGGTCGCACCGGCGATCAAGGTGACGGCGGACATGGCGCGCGACGCGCTGTTCGCGAAAGTCGCGCAGGCGCTCCACACGACGCCCGACCTGCTCGAAGCGCGAGACGGCATGATTCGCGACTCCGGCGACGCGAGCAAGTCCATCTCGTGGAAGGACGCGTGCGCGCTGCTCGGAACGGAGTCCATGTCGGTCCATGGCGCGCATGACCGGAGCCTGTCGAGCAGCGGCGTGGCGGGATGCTGTGCCGCCGAGGTCGACGTCGATACGGAGACGGGCAAGATCATGGTCCGGCGGCTCGTGTCTGTCCAGGACTGCGGACTCGTCATCGACAAGCTGACGACCGAGAGCCAGATCATCGGCGGCGCGATCCAAGGCATGTCGTGGGCGCTCTACGAAGACCGGATCATGGATCGGATCCAGGGTCAACAGATCAACCCGAACCTGGAGACGTACAAGATTCTGACGACGCCCGACATGCCGGAGATCATCCCAGTCGTCTGGATGGAGGAGGAATCCCTCTCGCGCGGAGTCATCGGAATCGGTGAACCGCCTGTGATTCCGGTCGCCGGAGCCATCGGGAACGCCGTCAAGAACGCGATCGGCGTGCGCGTCCCCTCGCTGCCGATCACGCGCGCGAAGGTGCTCGCCGCACTCGCACGGAAAGGGAATGGCACGACATGA
- a CDS encoding ThuA domain-containing protein → MHASSTVTSPKGSNCLREPMRVDAPAARMIPATCLVSAVGMFNALALVHQPPYARHDGWASRTRQTGPYEWVVQEAIMAKAKVLVFGGGEIHDWKGIQPHLVDTLRTSDELELTTAQQDLAALEALDPYDALVFHYTIGTITDAQRDGLSRWLASGKGYVGIHSAADSFRDDPDYRNLVGGWFITHPRYRQYQVSIADPNHPITQGIDEEFLVTDEQYITDYDPRVHVLATALWKGGAMPVAWTKSHGKGRVYYLALGHDPASCENPKFRELLLRGTLWAAGRL, encoded by the coding sequence ATGCACGCCTCGAGCACGGTGACGTCGCCGAAGGGAAGCAACTGCTTGAGGGAGCCCATGCGCGTCGATGCGCCGGCGGCAAGGATGATTCCCGCGACGTGCTTGGTGTCAGCCGTTGGCATGTTCAACGCTCTTGCCCTGGTTCACCAGCCTCCGTATGCTCGACATGATGGATGGGCGAGTCGGACGCGTCAAACAGGTCCCTACGAATGGGTCGTCCAGGAGGCAATCATGGCAAAGGCAAAGGTCCTCGTCTTCGGAGGCGGGGAGATCCACGACTGGAAGGGCATCCAGCCCCATCTCGTTGACACGTTGAGGACGTCTGACGAGCTCGAGCTGACGACGGCGCAGCAGGACCTGGCTGCGCTCGAAGCTCTGGACCCGTACGATGCGTTGGTGTTCCACTACACGATCGGAACCATCACCGACGCGCAGCGCGACGGTCTCTCACGCTGGTTGGCTTCGGGCAAGGGGTACGTCGGCATCCACAGCGCAGCGGACTCATTCCGCGACGACCCGGATTACCGGAACCTCGTCGGCGGATGGTTCATCACGCACCCGCGATACCGGCAGTATCAGGTCAGCATCGCTGACCCGAACCACCCGATCACGCAGGGGATCGACGAGGAGTTCCTCGTCACCGACGAGCAGTACATCACCGACTACGATCCCCGCGTCCACGTGCTGGCGACGGCTCTATGGAAGGGCGGCGCGATGCCCGTCGCGTGGACGAAGTCGCACGGCAAGGGTCGAGTGTACTACCTGGCTCTTGGACACGACCCGGCTTCGTGCGAAAATCCGAAGTTCCGCGAGTTGCTGCTCCGGGGCACGCTCTGGGCTGCAGGTCGCCTCTAG